The following proteins are encoded in a genomic region of Flammeovirga pectinis:
- a CDS encoding polysaccharide biosynthesis/export family protein produces the protein MTYLKHEGELKEEVTYDSVYREVPSVALALNTLRPFDQILVEVKTVTPPEYNPFAYVESVAGNNIANIQHPEQGSLLGYTVDENGIVDLPLIGEVALGGLTYTQAEKKLKGILTDMMDQPAVRVKLLNFRFSVLGEVMRPGIYGTYNREMSVLEAVAKAGGAKEFGNRAKVKLLRKVNGQMQTIYLNLNDERFITSPYYYLQQEDVLVILPIKRRPTLEYIQRNVSIVASITAAIVSIVTLITVNK, from the coding sequence TTGACTTACTTAAAACATGAAGGGGAATTAAAGGAAGAAGTTACCTACGACTCCGTATATAGAGAAGTGCCTTCTGTAGCATTGGCTTTAAACACTTTACGCCCTTTTGATCAGATTTTGGTAGAAGTAAAAACGGTTACCCCACCTGAATATAACCCTTTTGCTTATGTAGAAAGTGTTGCAGGAAATAATATAGCAAATATTCAGCATCCAGAACAGGGTAGTTTATTAGGCTATACTGTGGATGAAAATGGTATTGTAGATTTGCCTTTAATTGGAGAAGTTGCACTTGGTGGATTAACCTATACCCAAGCAGAAAAAAAATTAAAAGGAATATTAACGGATATGATGGATCAGCCAGCAGTCCGTGTGAAACTATTAAATTTCCGCTTTTCGGTTTTAGGAGAAGTAATGCGACCAGGGATTTATGGTACTTACAATAGAGAGATGTCAGTCTTAGAAGCAGTTGCCAAAGCAGGAGGAGCAAAAGAATTTGGTAATAGAGCAAAAGTAAAGTTATTACGTAAAGTCAACGGACAAATGCAAACCATTTATTTAAACTTAAATGATGAGCGTTTTATTACAAGCCCGTATTACTATCTACAGCAGGAAGATGTCTTGGTAATTTTACCAATCAAACGTCGTCCTACATTAGAATATATCCAAAGAAATGTATCAATAGTAGCTTCAATTACTGCTGCAATTGTTTCTATTGTTACCTTAATTACAGTGAATAAATAA
- a CDS encoding polysaccharide biosynthesis tyrosine autokinase, giving the protein MDTPSNNTNFQQDPEDKAIKDFKKWFYLCLENWKWVILSVSIGLSISIAVSLWQTNRWSISTELVKKSTESKGGASSSFMAMLPIDAMGAEFSKLNIEYEKRYFTSREILVSVVKQLDLNVHYYSKKFVKSNELYKQRPFTLKYDNKSTWGPFDGTLDVVVNEDQKTFELQSSEDTIAQFFEGKQFTFDQKNVINGFVFTLKKENIDLSYYPSPSIAIRTPYAEAKGLRKSLNFGILGEKNTDLPLIQVKTEGQIPEKQIDILSTLISTVQAQDIRDKNFATKQSAQFIQDQLSIISDSMQLIANQVYKLKTQNTELSGGAELVFEKIYKLDEKRNELELSIRYCNYLLEEMKGGMKDEVLMPEAYGISGTQLTDMLSKYSEMKLEDALSNVRLKKSILYQEEAVERKKAMKSLKIKIAEAVASTRKALKIQLEELNRELKKSIRSTNTLLSEEKTLMDYQRLFETHEQLFKLLLEKQAEYSIRAASTISDYSMLSVPEPSEFPIFPKRKLNVLIGLILGLSFPLGIYYVKVLFDTKVREESDIEEITDKPFIGNISTIAEFDKLIDPLTRSLAAETYRNFRTNLQFLIGDKEKFSLLFTSSISGEGKSVTSANLANFYTTLDKKVLLIGADLRKPVLKDFFPGLNDNVGLSNYLSAGNNVHEYIQKTDNPQLDVLLSGSIPPNPTELLQSKKMKALSEELKEEYDIVIFDSAPVGIVSDSRKLMNYTDLVCYAIRQDYTPKAQLERSLSGISGEDIKLALFMTDVNMRKKGGYQYSYYGKDYISYLEK; this is encoded by the coding sequence ATGGATACTCCATCTAACAATACAAATTTTCAGCAAGATCCAGAAGACAAAGCGATCAAAGATTTTAAGAAGTGGTTTTATCTTTGTCTTGAGAATTGGAAATGGGTGATACTTTCCGTGAGTATTGGTTTGTCTATTTCAATTGCGGTTAGTTTATGGCAAACCAACCGTTGGTCTATTTCTACTGAATTGGTAAAGAAATCAACCGAATCTAAAGGAGGAGCGTCATCAAGTTTTATGGCAATGTTACCTATAGATGCTATGGGAGCTGAGTTTAGTAAGTTGAATATCGAATATGAAAAAAGATATTTTACTTCTAGAGAAATACTGGTAAGTGTTGTGAAGCAATTGGATTTGAATGTACATTACTATTCAAAGAAATTTGTAAAGAGCAATGAACTGTATAAACAAAGACCTTTTACCCTTAAGTATGACAATAAATCTACTTGGGGACCCTTTGACGGTACATTAGATGTTGTTGTCAATGAAGACCAAAAGACCTTCGAACTACAATCTTCTGAAGATACCATTGCTCAGTTTTTTGAGGGTAAACAATTTACATTTGATCAAAAAAATGTAATTAATGGTTTTGTTTTTACCCTCAAAAAAGAAAATATAGACTTAAGTTATTATCCTTCTCCATCAATTGCCATAAGAACACCTTATGCGGAAGCAAAAGGACTTCGTAAAAGTTTAAACTTTGGGATTTTAGGAGAGAAAAACACAGACTTACCCTTAATACAGGTAAAGACAGAAGGACAAATTCCTGAGAAACAGATAGATATCTTATCTACTTTAATATCAACTGTTCAAGCACAAGATATTAGAGATAAAAACTTTGCAACAAAACAATCTGCTCAGTTTATTCAAGATCAACTTTCGATCATTTCAGATTCTATGCAGTTGATTGCCAATCAGGTGTATAAGTTGAAAACTCAGAATACCGAATTATCTGGAGGGGCTGAATTAGTCTTTGAAAAGATCTATAAATTAGACGAAAAACGTAACGAGTTAGAATTAAGTATACGTTATTGTAATTACCTCTTAGAAGAAATGAAAGGAGGTATGAAAGATGAGGTATTAATGCCAGAAGCGTATGGTATTTCGGGTACTCAGTTAACAGATATGTTGAGTAAGTATTCAGAAATGAAATTGGAAGATGCTCTGTCAAATGTCCGTTTAAAGAAATCTATCTTGTACCAAGAAGAGGCTGTTGAACGTAAGAAAGCAATGAAGTCATTAAAGATAAAAATTGCAGAAGCAGTAGCTAGTACAAGAAAAGCACTCAAGATACAATTAGAAGAACTAAATAGAGAATTAAAGAAATCTATTCGTTCTACAAACACGTTGTTATCGGAAGAAAAGACATTAATGGATTATCAACGCTTATTTGAAACACACGAACAATTGTTTAAATTGTTATTAGAAAAGCAAGCGGAGTATAGTATTCGTGCAGCGAGTACTATTTCGGATTACTCTATGTTATCAGTGCCAGAACCTAGTGAGTTTCCTATCTTCCCGAAACGAAAGTTAAATGTTTTAATAGGGCTGATTCTTGGACTATCTTTTCCTTTAGGTATTTATTATGTTAAGGTATTATTTGATACGAAAGTAAGGGAAGAGTCAGACATTGAAGAAATTACGGACAAACCATTTATTGGTAATATTTCTACAATAGCAGAATTCGATAAACTGATCGATCCACTAACAAGATCTTTAGCGGCAGAAACGTATAGAAATTTCAGAACAAACCTACAGTTCTTGATCGGTGACAAAGAGAAGTTTTCTTTATTGTTTACGTCTTCTATTAGTGGAGAAGGAAAGAGTGTTACCTCTGCTAACTTGGCTAACTTTTATACAACGTTAGATAAAAAGGTGCTATTAATTGGTGCCGATTTAAGAAAGCCAGTTTTAAAAGATTTTTTCCCTGGATTAAATGATAATGTAGGTTTATCTAATTATTTAAGTGCAGGTAATAATGTGCACGAATATATTCAGAAAACGGATAACCCTCAATTAGATGTACTATTGTCGGGTTCTATTCCGCCTAACCCAACAGAATTGCTGCAAAGTAAAAAAATGAAAGCTTTGTCAGAAGAATTAAAAGAAGAATACGATATCGTTATTTTTGATTCTGCGCCTGTAGGAATTGTTTCAGATTCTAGAAAATTAATGAATTATACAGATCTAGTTTGTTATGCAATTCGTCAGGATTACACACCTAAGGCTCAATTGGAAAGGTCTTTAAGTGGAATTTCTGGAGAAGATATTAAATTGGCATTGTTTATGACTGATGTTAATATGCGTAAGAAAGGAGGTTATCAGTACTCTTATTATGGAAAAGATTACATTTCGTATTTAGAAAAGTAA
- a CDS encoding DUF1987 domain-containing protein, whose amino-acid sequence MDKLFIKKKEFVPEVNFEPAKGLLEISGQSYHEYTAEFFEPLFEWVSKYLEEGGHDITLNYKMTYFNTASSKSFFQIIELLQAYEESGKGKAIVNWYYKKDDEDMLETGEDFISDSGWKNIHLIGY is encoded by the coding sequence ATGGATAAATTATTTATCAAAAAGAAGGAATTTGTTCCTGAAGTAAACTTCGAACCAGCAAAAGGCTTACTTGAAATTTCAGGTCAATCTTACCATGAGTACACTGCAGAGTTTTTTGAGCCTCTTTTTGAATGGGTTTCAAAATATCTTGAAGAAGGTGGACATGATATTACCTTAAACTACAAGATGACCTATTTTAATACAGCATCTTCTAAAAGTTTTTTCCAAATTATCGAATTATTACAAGCATACGAAGAAAGTGGTAAAGGAAAGGCCATCGTAAACTGGTATTATAAAAAAGATGATGAGGATATGTTAGAAACTGGAGAAGACTTTATTAGCGACTCTGGCTGGAAAAATATACATCTAATCGGTTATTAA
- a CDS encoding ion channel — MIVINTKIRDFLEESRYVILLIAYFLVLWVPIIFQSFNISDELSDISLVVLMFAILNFIRKAKFYNKITLVITFFIITGRSASVGTESDSVNIANWIAMLIYFSIFLTILLKQVWSSKSVNMNTILGAIAGYIQIGVIEFILFKICDAYFDGKAFNTTVSIADIIYFSFVTLTTVGYGDITPVVDEARAFSVIFAMVGQFYMAILMALLVGKYQQEHSKQ; from the coding sequence ATGATCGTTATTAATACTAAAATACGTGATTTCCTTGAAGAGAGTAGATATGTAATCCTTCTGATTGCCTACTTCCTTGTATTATGGGTTCCCATTATTTTTCAATCTTTCAACATCTCCGACGAGCTATCTGATATCTCTTTGGTTGTACTTATGTTTGCCATTCTAAATTTTATTAGAAAGGCTAAATTTTATAATAAAATCACTTTAGTTATAACTTTCTTTATAATAACAGGAAGAAGTGCAAGTGTTGGTACGGAAAGTGATTCAGTAAATATTGCAAATTGGATAGCTATGCTTATCTACTTCTCGATTTTCCTGACTATATTGTTAAAGCAAGTTTGGTCGTCAAAAAGCGTGAATATGAATACTATCCTTGGGGCAATTGCCGGATACATTCAGATTGGTGTGATCGAATTTATATTATTCAAAATTTGTGATGCATACTTCGATGGAAAGGCATTTAATACAACCGTTTCGATAGCAGATATTATCTATTTTAGCTTTGTGACTTTAACAACTGTAGGCTATGGAGATATTACCCCAGTTGTAGATGAAGCTCGAGCGTTTAGTGTTATATTCGCAATGGTTGGACAGTTTTATATGGCAATTTTAATGGCACTTCTTGTTGGAAAGTACCAACAAGAGCATTCAAAACAATAA
- a CDS encoding acyl carrier protein phosphodiesterase gives MNYLAHLYLSRDNDEEMFGNFIGDFVKGKTYNHLPTNVANGVRYHRFIDDYTDNHEITKEMAQRIRPYAKRYAMVVTDIYHDHFLALHWNTLATDKNLDEFANYFYQLPYWKQEWTPERAVNMYPFLTKYDWLNAYKNFDGLTKVFGGMQNRIKNLAPIGNSVDWLKNDYDFFLDCHNIFFPELQTAFNKFRDNDRY, from the coding sequence TTGAATTATTTAGCTCATTTATACCTATCAAGAGATAATGATGAAGAAATGTTTGGCAACTTTATCGGAGATTTTGTAAAAGGTAAAACGTACAACCATTTACCTACTAATGTTGCAAATGGCGTTCGTTACCATCGCTTTATTGATGATTATACAGACAATCATGAAATCACTAAAGAAATGGCACAGCGTATTCGACCTTATGCAAAAAGGTATGCAATGGTTGTTACAGACATTTACCACGATCATTTTTTAGCTTTACACTGGAATACATTAGCCACTGATAAAAACCTAGATGAGTTTGCTAACTATTTTTATCAACTTCCTTACTGGAAGCAAGAATGGACGCCAGAAAGAGCCGTAAACATGTATCCGTTTTTAACTAAATACGATTGGTTAAATGCCTATAAAAACTTTGATGGATTAACAAAAGTCTTTGGTGGTATGCAAAATCGTATTAAAAATTTAGCACCAATAGGTAATTCTGTAGATTGGCTAAAAAACGATTACGATTTTTTCTTAGATTGCCACAATATTTTTTTTCCTGAGCTGCAAACTGCATTTAATAAGTTCCGAGACAATGATCGTTATTAA
- a CDS encoding helix-turn-helix transcriptional regulator: MKSSKLSFLRYLLIDKLIRNKQYPFPSKQRLLDKCSEEFGINSPSTIEKDLQALRSEFDAPIAYSKKNGGYYYTNSEYKLLGVNLTGEHLEALNFVETFLVEFKALPVFNNFSNAVDKVLDGIDITKSLKNDKENFDSFIQLEKSIYTKGDTVFSEIINAIKDNYVIDIVYQKFDAQEEEKYAFHPYLLKEFKGLWYVVGYAENRQGIRTFAIDRLQSTEKKNNAVYIQAHQVDFDKNAYFKNCIGVTLKGKPQDIILSFNSFAANFVKTTPIHETQEILSESKNELQVKVRLVDNNELRAMILGWGAQVEVLSPFGLRKKIAQEIKNIAQRY; this comes from the coding sequence ATGAAAAGCAGTAAGCTTTCCTTTTTACGCTATTTATTAATTGATAAACTTATCAGAAATAAACAATATCCTTTTCCATCAAAACAAAGGCTATTAGATAAGTGTTCTGAAGAATTTGGTATCAATTCACCTTCTACAATAGAAAAGGATCTCCAAGCATTAAGGTCTGAATTTGATGCTCCAATAGCTTACAGCAAAAAAAATGGTGGGTATTATTATACCAATAGTGAATATAAATTACTTGGTGTTAACTTAACAGGTGAACACTTAGAAGCCTTAAATTTTGTAGAAACATTCTTGGTAGAATTTAAAGCCCTACCCGTTTTTAATAATTTCTCTAATGCTGTAGATAAAGTTTTGGATGGTATTGATATCACTAAATCTTTAAAGAATGACAAAGAGAATTTTGATAGTTTTATTCAATTAGAAAAATCAATCTATACAAAAGGTGATACTGTTTTTTCTGAAATAATAAATGCTATTAAAGATAATTACGTTATTGATATCGTTTACCAAAAATTTGATGCACAAGAAGAAGAAAAGTACGCCTTCCACCCTTACCTTTTAAAAGAGTTTAAAGGGTTGTGGTATGTAGTTGGCTATGCAGAAAATAGACAAGGTATTAGAACTTTTGCAATTGATAGATTACAAAGCACTGAAAAGAAAAACAATGCTGTTTATATCCAAGCACATCAGGTAGATTTTGATAAAAACGCTTATTTTAAAAATTGTATTGGGGTTACTTTAAAAGGGAAACCTCAAGATATAATACTATCTTTCAATTCTTTTGCGGCAAACTTTGTAAAAACAACTCCTATCCATGAAACACAAGAAATACTTTCTGAAAGTAAAAATGAATTACAAGTGAAGGTGCGTTTAGTAGATAATAATGAATTACGTGCTATGATATTAGGTTGGGGTGCTCAAGTTGAAGTATTATCACCTTTTGGTTTACGAAAGAAAATTGCACAAGAAATTAAAAATATAGCACAACGCTATTAA
- a CDS encoding radical SAM/SPASM domain-containing protein has product MKGETYQLIKKVTLKKLLNAFVVFATFYLSKWLKKPVHYGNPISLSIEPTTSCNLRCPECPSGLRSFTRPTGMLQKEQFSRIIDELKATLMYLTFYFQGEPYLHPNFLAMVKEASDKGIYTSTSTNAHYLTDATAQQTVASGLDKLIVSLDGITQEVYQQYRVGGHINKVFEGVENVLRWKKKLNSSTPEVVFQFLVVKPNEHQIDDAKQLAKDLKVDRIVFKTAQIYDYENGSPLIPTKQEYSRYTEYAEGKYRFKGELERNCWRMWHSAVITWDGKVAPCCFDKDAKHVLGAIKNDYIGFLNIWHSQSYTNFRKSLLEGRENIDICKNCTEGINIFN; this is encoded by the coding sequence TTGAAAGGGGAGACATATCAGCTAATAAAAAAAGTTACTTTAAAAAAACTACTGAATGCATTTGTAGTATTTGCAACTTTTTACCTTTCAAAATGGTTGAAGAAGCCTGTTCATTATGGTAATCCAATCAGTTTGTCTATTGAGCCCACTACATCTTGTAATTTACGCTGTCCCGAATGCCCAAGTGGATTAAGGTCTTTTACGCGCCCAACGGGTATGCTACAAAAAGAACAGTTTTCAAGAATTATAGACGAGTTGAAGGCTACTTTAATGTACCTTACTTTCTATTTTCAGGGTGAGCCTTATCTACACCCCAATTTTTTAGCCATGGTAAAAGAAGCTTCGGATAAAGGGATTTATACTTCTACTTCTACCAATGCACATTATCTAACAGATGCAACCGCTCAACAAACTGTAGCCTCTGGGTTAGATAAATTGATTGTGTCTTTAGATGGAATTACACAAGAGGTGTATCAGCAATATAGGGTAGGTGGACATATTAATAAGGTATTTGAAGGGGTAGAAAATGTTTTGAGGTGGAAAAAAAAATTAAATTCTTCTACTCCAGAAGTTGTTTTTCAGTTTTTAGTAGTAAAGCCAAATGAACATCAAATAGATGATGCGAAGCAGTTAGCAAAAGATTTAAAAGTAGATCGAATTGTTTTTAAAACAGCTCAAATTTATGATTATGAAAACGGTTCTCCTTTAATTCCAACAAAACAAGAATATTCTAGGTATACTGAGTATGCTGAAGGGAAATATCGTTTTAAAGGTGAATTAGAAAGGAATTGTTGGAGAATGTGGCATTCTGCTGTTATAACATGGGATGGTAAAGTTGCACCTTGTTGTTTTGATAAAGATGCTAAACATGTTCTTGGAGCTATAAAAAATGATTATATTGGTTTCTTGAATATATGGCATAGTCAAAGCTATACAAATTTTAGAAAATCACTCCTAGAAGGGAGAGAAAATATAGATATATGTAAGAACTGTACTGAAGGAATAAATATATTTAATTGA
- a CDS encoding ATP-binding protein, producing MKLNYSLIRGFFSVLLLSLPLGVLAKSNSIMDVSSHLIMERSLFGAIILILIIGLVISEVVRKSQKKRNYQSYNAQKEKIAYLEEKLKETEKRIVKSAPVNKPKVVEEETMAYTSSRLRGVGNLGALKVQENDDLGDLTMVSTHNIGKKREIQPKELVEATIETAKKSLPENVSIATQIGGAPVVVVNQNLLTKSLSALIRCSANTIKGNGKITVSLYASMGEAQISISDNGQGWGYKGQSSEELKALELAKKILLSQGATFEMNTQEKKGTEMVISISSK from the coding sequence ATGAAATTAAACTATAGTTTAATCAGAGGCTTTTTTTCTGTTCTTTTATTGAGTTTACCACTAGGCGTTTTAGCAAAAAGTAACTCAATAATGGACGTTTCTTCTCACCTTATTATGGAAAGGTCGCTTTTTGGTGCGATCATTTTAATATTAATAATTGGTTTGGTAATATCAGAAGTAGTAAGAAAAAGTCAGAAAAAACGTAATTACCAATCTTATAATGCCCAAAAAGAGAAGATTGCTTATTTAGAAGAGAAGCTAAAAGAAACGGAAAAACGTATTGTAAAGTCTGCTCCAGTAAATAAGCCAAAGGTGGTAGAAGAAGAAACTATGGCTTACACTTCATCTCGTTTAAGAGGTGTTGGTAATCTTGGAGCTTTAAAGGTACAAGAGAATGATGACCTTGGAGACCTTACGATGGTTTCTACGCATAATATTGGGAAGAAAAGAGAAATTCAGCCTAAAGAATTAGTAGAAGCAACCATTGAAACAGCAAAGAAATCGTTACCAGAAAACGTGAGTATTGCTACGCAAATTGGGGGTGCTCCAGTTGTTGTTGTTAATCAGAATTTATTGACAAAATCTTTGAGTGCATTAATTCGTTGCTCTGCCAATACTATTAAAGGAAATGGTAAAATAACTGTATCATTATATGCATCTATGGGCGAAGCACAAATAAGTATTTCTGATAATGGGCAGGGTTGGGGCTATAAAGGTCAAAGTTCTGAAGAATTGAAGGCACTAGAATTGGCAAAGAAGATTTTGCTATCTCAAGGCGCAACTTTTGAAATGAATACACAAGAAAAAAAAGGTACTGAAATGGTTATTTCTATCAGCAGTAAGTAA
- a CDS encoding 3-oxoacyl-ACP synthase III family protein gives MKNAKITGLGFYVPENVVTNDDLAQKITTSDEWIRERSGIEQRRYAAPGQANYHLAAEATKEALAMAEMEPKDIDMIVYCTLSADYIFPGSGVLLQRELGFKTVPALDIRQQCSGFVYGLSIADQYIKTGMYKNILVVGSEIHSRGLDFSDAGRAVTVLFGDGAGAAILSPTDEDCGILSTHMHSEGEHAEKLAVIDPGFTKEERFDPKYWEPGGTAYPFMDGQFVFKNAVVRFQEVIAEALKANNMTAEDIDLLVPHQANLRISNFVQAKMKLPDDKVVNTIQKYGNTTAASIPISLTTAYKEGRIKKGDIICLAAFGSGFTWASAIIKW, from the coding sequence ATGAAAAATGCAAAAATTACAGGATTAGGTTTCTATGTACCTGAAAATGTGGTAACCAATGATGATCTTGCACAAAAAATTACAACTTCTGACGAATGGATTCGTGAGCGTTCTGGTATTGAGCAACGTAGGTACGCTGCTCCAGGACAAGCCAACTACCATTTAGCGGCAGAAGCGACTAAAGAAGCTCTTGCCATGGCAGAGATGGAACCAAAGGATATAGATATGATTGTCTATTGTACTTTGAGTGCCGATTATATCTTTCCGGGTTCTGGTGTATTATTACAAAGAGAATTAGGGTTTAAAACTGTACCTGCCTTAGATATTAGACAACAATGTTCTGGTTTTGTATACGGTTTGTCTATTGCAGACCAATACATTAAAACTGGAATGTACAAGAATATTCTAGTTGTTGGATCAGAAATTCACTCTAGAGGTTTAGACTTTTCTGATGCGGGTAGAGCAGTAACGGTACTTTTTGGTGACGGTGCTGGCGCTGCTATTCTTTCTCCTACAGACGAAGATTGTGGTATACTTTCTACACACATGCATTCAGAAGGAGAACACGCAGAAAAGTTGGCTGTTATTGACCCTGGTTTTACAAAAGAAGAACGTTTTGATCCTAAATATTGGGAGCCGGGTGGAACTGCCTATCCTTTTATGGATGGCCAATTTGTATTTAAAAATGCAGTTGTTCGTTTCCAAGAAGTTATTGCAGAGGCTTTAAAAGCAAATAACATGACGGCAGAAGACATTGATCTTTTAGTACCTCATCAAGCTAATTTGAGAATTTCTAATTTTGTACAAGCAAAAATGAAATTACCAGACGATAAGGTGGTTAATACTATTCAAAAATATGGTAATACTACTGCGGCATCTATTCCGATTAGTTTAACAACAGCCTATAAAGAAGGTAGAATTAAGAAAGGTGATATTATTTGTTTAGCAGCATTCGGCTCTGGGTTTACTTGGGCCTCTGCTATCATTAAATGGTAA
- the pyrF gene encoding orotidine-5'-phosphate decarboxylase: MTKEELFGEIKKKESFLCVGLDTDPNKIPAHLLKEEDPIFAFNKQIIDATADYCVSYKPNIAFYESLGTKGWDALQKTLEYMPKSHFSIADAKRGDIGNTSDMYAKAFFKNLDFDSITVAPYMGEDSVTPFLYKGKWVIVLAHTSNKGGLDFQRIINKDTGNFLFQDIMIKNQEWATPEQLMFVVGATRAESLLDVRKVAPDNFLLVPGVGAQGGDLQGVAKYGMNKECGLLVNSSRGIIYASNGTDFADVAKKEAQKLQQEMSSLLEKYL, translated from the coding sequence ATGACAAAAGAAGAATTATTTGGCGAAATCAAAAAGAAAGAAAGTTTTCTTTGTGTTGGGCTAGATACAGATCCAAATAAAATACCGGCTCACCTTCTTAAGGAAGAAGACCCTATTTTTGCTTTCAATAAGCAAATCATTGATGCTACTGCAGATTATTGTGTTTCTTATAAACCCAATATCGCTTTTTATGAGTCTTTAGGAACTAAAGGATGGGATGCATTACAAAAAACATTAGAATATATGCCTAAGTCGCATTTTTCTATTGCTGATGCGAAAAGAGGTGATATCGGAAATACTTCTGATATGTACGCTAAAGCATTTTTTAAAAATTTGGACTTTGATTCCATCACTGTTGCTCCCTATATGGGCGAAGATTCTGTTACTCCTTTTTTATATAAAGGAAAATGGGTGATTGTACTTGCACATACATCAAATAAAGGAGGATTAGATTTCCAACGTATCATTAATAAAGATACTGGTAATTTCCTTTTCCAAGATATCATGATTAAGAACCAAGAATGGGCTACACCAGAACAGCTCATGTTTGTTGTTGGTGCTACTCGTGCTGAAAGTCTTCTTGATGTTAGAAAAGTAGCTCCAGATAATTTCTTACTTGTTCCGGGTGTAGGTGCTCAAGGTGGAGACTTACAAGGCGTTGCTAAATACGGAATGAACAAAGAATGTGGGCTTCTAGTCAATTCATCAAGAGGTATTATTTATGCTTCTAATGGAACTGACTTTGCTGATGTAGCAAAAAAAGAAGCTCAAAAATTACAACAAGAAATGTCTTCTCTACTCGAGAAATATTTATAA